A region of the Cryptococcus neoformans var. neoformans B-3501A chromosome 6, whole genome shotgun sequence genome:
ACAAGGggagccaagaagaaggctatCCAACGGATGCAGGGTGGTGAAAGCGGtacggaagatgaagacatGGAAGTcgatgaggaaagggaTATTGGCATGAAAGAAGGGACGCCTACGCCACAACCGGCAATTCCTCCACGGAGGGGCCGCGCTTCTCGCTCATCGACCCCTAAACTTGACGAGGATTCTGCTATGGTCGGCTCGCCCACCCCATCCGTCGCAACCGAGACGGAAACATCTACTCCTCGGCCAGTACACACTACTCGCTCCGGCAAGACTTTCGGTGCAATCCAGAATCGTCGTCGCCAACTTCTTCAGGAAGCGAGGAATGACCCCGacatggatgaagaggacgaaagcgacgaggaagatggagagccTGAACTGGATATAGATTTGAGCGAAGCTACGGTGGCGAGCTTGATAAGGCTATTGCGAGATGAGTTAGTGCAGATGTGCGAAACTCGAGGGATTGAGGTTGGAGGCACCAAGCCGCAATTGGCAAAGGCGCTATTAGAATGGGTAAGTAAATTTTCCATTATGTTCAGGAATGAAGGACTTATCAACTTTATTTAGCGCGATGAGCAAAAGGGCTCTTATCCATCTTCAGCCTCAACCGCTCgaccttctcctccccgTACTGCTATGCCTCGACGCAAGTCTAAATCTAAATCTAAAACCAAATCCAAGTTCAAGTCCAATAAGCATGTACCCGCTATCGGCACCGCCGCTCACGCACCCGGTAAACCCACAccagttcttcttcgttcaCATATTCATGCCAACGATCCTGAAACACCACCTTTATCCAAaggtgaggaaggtgatgtagaagaggaaaagaaggggacAGAAGCAGAGTTGAACTTGGATCTGCAAGAGTTGGGATTGGAAGATTCAGTTATTAAACCGAGCCAGTTGATaaagctggagaagatagGTAGTGGTGGCTTCAAAGAGTGAGTTGGCATTTTCAAAATCATGAGCAAACAGAGCTGACCGGTTCGGTAGTGTATACGTTGGGAAGTTTAGAGGCAGAAAGGTGGCAATCTCTGAGTTTAGAAGCCATTTGAGTGAAAGTAGGTGATTTCAGTTTTAGAAGCAAAAAGTAGCTTACAGTCGGTAGTGGACATAAGGGAATTGAAGCTGCTTGCCGAATTCAGTCACCCAAACATCGTTCGCTTTGTAAGTCCCTTTTTATCCAGTGAGCGCATCATTGCTTATATCGAACAGAGGGGTATCTGTATTCCCGAAGACTCTACCCACGTGCCATGTATGCTCGTTAGCGAGCTGTGCGAGAACGGCGATCTGTTCGACTATATTGTAAGTCTTATTTATTACCCATCCTGTTGGAACTAATAAGTCACTTAGCGCAACGTCCCGTGCCCCACTCTGAAACGTCTTCTGAGTCTTATGCTCGACATCGCTCGGGGCCTGGAATATTTACACACCCGCAAACCATCTATCATCCATCGAGACTGTAAATCTtccaacatcctcatcaatcGTTCTGGGGTGGCCAAAGTAGGGGATTTCGGCTTAGCACGTGTGAAGAACTCGACTAGATCTATGATTAGAAGTCTGGTGGGAACAGTGAACTGGCAAGCACCTGAACTTTGGCATCCGACGCCAAGGTATGACTATAAAGTAGACGTGTTTTCGGCCGGGATGGTGTATTGGGAAATGATGTCAGGATGGATTGGAGAAAAGGTATGTTGTTTCTATTTATCGCTTGCTCAGGTAATCACTAATATATCATCTGTAGAAATACCCCTGGGAAGGACATAACGAACATTACATTTATGATGCTGTTGGAACGAAGCATCGCCGTCCACCTGTGACAGGCATGCGCAAGCATTGGGGATCTGAGCCAGTGAACctgatggagaggatgtggCACCAAGACCCTGCGGAGAGACCGACCATGACTGACGTTGTGCACGATCTTGAGAGCATATTAGCAGAGCTCAAGTGAGGATTCGATGGGCAGCTTTTGGAGTATGCGTTTTGGAGTTTGTGGATacgacgaagatgatggcttAGTAATCTGACTTGTAACGATAGGGCGAGTAGTAGGTGTATAGTAGTGTCCAATCAACCACAGCTATCTTTCATGAGCACACATTCGGCatgttttttttggtgTTGGGAAAAAAAGTGAATGCATGGTCTATCATAATAGCCAGACTGCAAATTGAAGTTACGTGCTCTCATTTCTGACGACGCTCATCACATGTGgccttcttgttgttgagtCAGAGTCTCTGTTCATGATTTCAGGGCACCCATGCTCACTTGTACCACGTCGCTTGCAGTTGATAAATGTTACTTGCGCCCCTCTGGAGGCATAGTACTAATAGGAAAACATTTGAGAAAACTTGCCGGAGGGTGCTATATTTATTCTCTCAAATGTTTCCACCACAAATCTCAAATCGGGTGGTGAATGACGCCCGAAAATGTCGATAATGGTGCATGATAATCATCTCAAAAGATGTCTGATAGGAGTAGATGATCTCCGCCGTCAAATAATGACATTTTAAGTGTCACCGTGCAATCTCAAATAAACGTATTAGCGTGGGAAGTGTATTTCAAACGGCAAAAGAACAGGACTGTTATTTATCATCTCACATGAAACATCTTCTAGTAATAAATCTCAAATCTAATCATTTGGGAGTTCCTCACGAACAAGCAAATCTCAAATGTGATCATGGGGAACGGCCGGCGGCTGAGAGACGGATGTAAAATGGCGGGTGGAGCGCGGAAACAGGCACCCAGGCAGCAACTGATGGCCGAGTATAGTTAATAACCGTACGTAAATCATCCCGCGCCCGTTCTTCCCACCAACGAAGGGCGTCATCTCCGTCAGGCCATGATGCGCGGCAGTAGTAGTCACTCGCACGCAGATTCTCGCACGAGAGATGCAATAGCAGTTCGCTGTTAATATTGATCATACTCACAATCAAGACCATTTTGAGGCCGAAAAATCGCGCATACATGCAGCAGCTACTTTAACGGACAGTCGCACGACGTAGCGCCCTTCAGCTACTACCGGTCGTCGTTTGTTACCCGTCCAGTCCTTGTGGTCACGTCGGTTGTTATGATCTTCTTGTTCGTTAACTCGTCAAAAGTTTGGTATAGTAGCCGGGGCCAAAGATCTCGGCTATTTGAGAGTCTCATCAGCTGCCACACCACTCCATGTAAATATTAAGAAAAATGTATAAAACCAGGGCGAGAaagcctcctcctctgacTACCCACCCACCACAGCTTCAAATTTCGCTTCCTTCACAATAAATTACTCTCAATAACATCAACAACAGAACAATACTGTCCAAATGGTCAAAGCGAGTAGTGCTAagatcctcttccttgacgTATATACTGATCATGTCGCCCATCGCAGGTTCTCGCGGTTCTCTACTCTGGAGGGAAGGGTGTGTTCTCTTTCTTAGTCCTTTCTGGTAAGCGACTTGCCGCTGACTGATGTGTTTAGCTGCCGAAGACGAAAGTCGACTCCTCGGTACGGTGGAAAACAGACTTGGCTTTGCTGACTGGCTCAAGAAAGAAGGCCATGAGTAAGTCTTCCGTAACTTTTGGAGATGGCAAGTTACGAGAGCCATCTGGGCTGACCATGCCCTCTATCTCAGATTTATTGTCACTGCCGACAAGGAAGGTCCCGACTCCGAGTTCCAGAAGCACCTTCCCGACGTGTGTATCATGTTATGGCTGGCATGGCGAGGCCTGACTTGCTGCTCCTTTAGACTGAgatcctcatcaccaccccTTTCCACCCTGGCTATCTTACCGCTGAACTCATGGAGAAGGCTTCTAAGCTCAAGCTTTGTGTAACCGCTGGTGTTGGATCTGAGTAAGTCGAATGGTATTTTTTCCTTGTGGGGTGGAAAGCTCATGGGATGAATTCATAGCCACATTGACCTCGAAGCTGCcaacaagaggaagatcaCTGTTGCTGAGGTTTCCGGCTCCAATGTCGTCTCCGTTGCCGAGTATGTCTCTGCAggattctttttttttcactGGTATCTCTCATTGACTGACTGACGAATCTCAATAGACACGTGATAATGTCCATCTTGCTTTTGGTTCGCAACTTTGTTCCAGCTCACGAGCAGATCCAGGCCGACGACTGGAACGTTGCCAAAATTGCTCGTAATGCCTTTGACCTCGAGGGTAAGGTTGTCGGTACCGTAGGCTGTGGTCGAATCGGGTACCGAGTCCTGCAGAGATTGCAACCCTTCGATTGCAAGGAGCTTTTGTGGTTCGATTACGCTGGCCTCCCTGCTGGTAAGTTTAAACTCGTGTTATCACCAGTGCTAGCTCACCGGTAAATTCCAGAGGCGGCCAAGGCTATCAAGGCTCGAAGAGTGGAGAAACTTGAGGACATGGTCGCGCAATGTGATATCGTCACCATCGTAAGTCTTTTCATATATTCCAATCCAGCTATTCGTTGAAACTGTTTGTTCTAGAACTGCCCTCTTCATGAGAAGACTCGTGGTCTCTTCAACGAAGAACTCATCAGCAAGATGAAGCCTGGTTCTTGGTTGGTCAACACTGCTCGGGGCGCCATTTGTGACCGCAATGCCGTCAAGAAGGCTTTGGAGTCTGGCCATCTCCTAGGTTACGCTGGAGGTAAGCACTGAAATATCATCGTTTATGGAATATTGAGGCTCATAGTATCGCGTAACTGTAGATGTCTGGGGTAAGCAGTGG
Encoded here:
- a CDS encoding hypothetical protein (Match to ESTs gb|CF185989.1|CF185989, gb|CF185988.1|CF185988; HMMPfam hit to 2-Hacid_dh, D-isomer specific 2-hydroxyacid dehydrogenase, catalytic domain, score: 91.4, E(): 2.2e-24; HMMPfam hit to 2-Hacid_dh_C, D-isomer specific 2-hydroxyacid dehydrogenase, NAD binding domain, score: 323.7, E(): 2.7e-94), with protein sequence MVKVLAVLYSGGKAAEDESRLLGTVENRLGFADWLKKEGHEFIVTADKEGPDSEFQKHLPDTEILITTPFHPGYLTAELMEKASKLKLCVTAGVGSDHIDLEAANKRKITVAEVSGSNVVSVAEHVIMSILLLVRNFVPAHEQIQADDWNVAKIARNAFDLEGKVVGTVGCGRIGYRVLQRLQPFDCKELLWFDYAGLPAEAAKAIKARRVEKLEDMVAQCDIVTINCPLHEKTRGLFNEELISKMKPGSWLVNTARGAICDRNAVKKALESGHLLGYAGDVWDVQPAPKDHPWRHMANPLGGGNGMVPHYSGTTLDAQTRYAEGTKEIIRRYFAGEEQNPVNLIVTNGDYASKSYGNRDEKKKEQSQVNAAK
- a CDS encoding hypothetical protein (HMMPfam hit to Pkinase, Protein kinase domain, score: 200.2, E(): 4e-57), with translation MDRLQRTRSQHFVSSPRKTASPLIARHTLYPRHPPKKRRLGVTTFVASHNEAGQNYSNELEDDLEKAIMKTGESSSAPARRTSRSRSQSRPVRRKSNDKVWADSLPNGQDGEDAASPKKRKRSRAGSLSTEDSWVETSGDEWEPDFIAESDRNMIHYAPSTALHRLRKAELVRLWRVAGMWDSEDIPDDMNEDETIGDMGKKELVDGLISARKHQTGRLISPLPSSPNRLIRRQSTLSPIPATPPPSSPLAESSSPDVTPKPRPRTRSRVRLETPVVRRQPRPSRPTRTLTKRHTKSEARSRRVRAQLTKKVNGKSENGDEIELTESSDSDDDVNGIESTPIVKRLRPRGVGERKSFMKEPSTDITDFEDDAEEADAEATEVEEEPQPKERKLRRKSISQASLSKYGGDIDMAPTSEQRSSKNLPTRGAKKKAIQRMQGGESGTEDEDMEVDEERDIGMKEGTPTPQPAIPPRRGRASRSSTPKLDEDSAMVGSPTPSVATETETSTPRPVHTTRSGKTFGAIQNRRRQLLQEARNDPDMDEEDESDEEDGEPELDIDLSEATVASLIRLLRDELVQMCETRGIEVGGTKPQLAKALLEWRDEQKGSYPSSASTARPSPPRTAMPRRKSKSKSKTKSKFKSNKHVPAIGTAAHAPGKPTPVLLRSHIHANDPETPPLSKGEEGDVEEEKKGTEAELNLDLQELGLEDSVIKPSQLIKLEKIGSGGFKDVYVGKFRGRKVAISEFRSHLSEMDIRELKLLAEFSHPNIVRFVSPFLSSERIIAYIEQRGICIPEDSTHVPCMLVSELCENGDLFDYIRNVPCPTLKRLLSLMLDIARGLEYLHTRKPSIIHRDCKSSNILINRSGVAKVGDFGLARVKNSTRSMIRSLVGTVNWQAPELWHPTPRYDYKVDVFSAGMVYWEMMSGWIGEKKYPWEGHNEHYIYDAVGTKHRRPPVTGMRKHWGSEPVNLMERMWHQDPAERPTMTDVVHDLESILAELK